A genome region from Ottowia testudinis includes the following:
- a CDS encoding IS5 family transposase: MGKNRNKEISTALFKRIEPLLPAVKPCAKGGRPRLSDERALNGILFVLRTGTPWEHLPQELGFGSGMTCWRRLRDWQAAGVWHRLHLALLAELRGAGKLDFSRASIDGASVASPGARTRGQPDRPGQAWQQAPHHHRPPGHPLIFCVTGANRHDSVVFEELIDALPAVRGKPGRPRHWPDKLHADKGYDYARCRAHLKRRGICDRIARKGVERNDRLGRHRWVVERTHAWLAAFGKLRTRFERRIDIHLALLSLACSVICVRNLERFC, encoded by the coding sequence ATGGGCAAGAACAGGAACAAAGAGATCAGCACGGCTCTGTTCAAAAGGATTGAGCCGCTGTTGCCCGCAGTCAAGCCTTGTGCCAAAGGAGGCCGGCCCCGACTCAGCGATGAAAGGGCTTTGAATGGCATCCTGTTTGTACTGCGCACAGGCACGCCTTGGGAGCATTTGCCCCAAGAGCTGGGCTTTGGCAGCGGCATGACTTGCTGGAGACGACTGCGCGACTGGCAGGCCGCTGGCGTATGGCACCGTCTGCATCTGGCGCTGTTGGCCGAACTGCGAGGAGCTGGCAAACTGGATTTCAGCCGCGCCAGCATCGATGGGGCCAGCGTAGCCAGCCCCGGGGCCCGCACACGGGGCCAACCCGACCGACCGGGGCAAGCTTGGCAGCAAGCGCCACATCATCACAGACCGCCGGGGCATCCCTTGATCTTTTGCGTCACCGGGGCCAACCGCCATGACTCGGTAGTCTTCGAGGAGCTGATTGACGCCTTGCCTGCGGTGCGCGGCAAACCTGGCCGGCCGCGCCACTGGCCGGACAAGCTGCATGCGGACAAGGGCTACGACTATGCGCGCTGCCGCGCCCATCTCAAGCGACGGGGTATTTGCGATCGCATTGCCCGTAAAGGCGTTGAACGCAATGACAGGCTGGGCCGTCATCGATGGGTTGTCGAGCGCACTCATGCCTGGCTGGCTGCCTTTGGCAAGCTGCGTACCCGCTTTGAGCGTCGTATTGACATTCATCTGGCTCTGCTCAGTCTGGCTTGCTCTGTCATCTGCGTTCGCAATCTTGAACGGTTTTGTTAG
- a CDS encoding YihY/virulence factor BrkB family protein encodes MPKLAAAESIVSETVLSGTTIAAPSVPKLLQGRFKPLHPLYRAFELWSDADGLRMSAAMSFYGILSLAPLLVLIVAVLGWWLDREMLETSLIQQIGGVVGQQGAEVIKAAIDSAREPGQGLFASLLAFALLLVGATGVFAELQSAFERLWTQGTGVAAADAWWHTATLRLRGVAYILAFGFLMLVSTVIASLLSLLEAWAGSRFDMKLVLAGLNQLVSFLITTGLFVALMRMSAGPQPRLRHLVRGAAAGALLFGVGKYALALYLSTAAVVSAYGAAGSLVVLLMWIYFAAAVLLFGASVARVFAEQRGEFSTAAVPPPAAAVTAVQGKARTAGAEAVAGSTAAVAAVLSEAAAAVPGDPARGVAALGAQGHATARRAVPASRRDRWLGGVALAISLGAAYLLTQRAGAAAAQRTAVPEPRAGRPARLSKPPPTSRGMAARLAGGWRALQDIARQLERDAPARSKSAGPGLSPGAPPQRLEALLVQWRRLRGRHALKQARRTLARDTEALRDALKARGRR; translated from the coding sequence ATGCCCAAGCTTGCTGCCGCTGAGTCGATCGTGTCCGAGACAGTATTGTCTGGTACCACGATCGCCGCCCCGTCAGTGCCCAAGCTGCTTCAGGGTCGCTTTAAGCCGCTGCACCCGCTGTACCGCGCGTTCGAGCTGTGGTCGGACGCCGATGGCTTGCGCATGAGCGCGGCGATGTCGTTCTACGGCATCCTCAGTTTGGCGCCGTTGCTGGTGCTGATCGTGGCTGTGCTCGGCTGGTGGCTGGACCGCGAGATGTTGGAGACCAGCCTGATCCAGCAGATTGGCGGCGTGGTCGGGCAGCAGGGCGCGGAGGTGATCAAGGCCGCGATCGACAGCGCGCGCGAGCCGGGGCAGGGGCTGTTCGCCTCGCTGCTGGCGTTTGCGCTGCTGCTGGTGGGGGCCACCGGTGTGTTTGCTGAGCTGCAATCGGCCTTCGAGCGCCTGTGGACACAGGGCACCGGTGTGGCGGCGGCCGATGCCTGGTGGCACACCGCCACGCTGCGGCTGCGCGGCGTGGCCTATATCCTGGCGTTTGGTTTTCTGATGCTGGTGTCCACCGTGATCGCCAGTCTGTTGAGTCTGCTGGAGGCTTGGGCCGGCAGCCGCTTCGACATGAAGCTGGTGCTGGCGGGGCTGAATCAGCTGGTGTCCTTTCTGATCACCACCGGGCTGTTCGTGGCGCTGATGCGCATGAGCGCCGGGCCGCAGCCGCGCCTGCGCCATCTGGTGCGCGGGGCGGCGGCGGGGGCGCTGCTGTTCGGGGTGGGCAAATACGCGCTGGCGTTGTACCTGTCCACGGCGGCGGTGGTGTCGGCCTATGGCGCCGCCGGCTCGCTGGTGGTGCTGCTGATGTGGATCTACTTCGCGGCGGCGGTGCTGCTGTTTGGCGCCAGCGTGGCGCGCGTCTTCGCCGAACAGCGCGGCGAGTTCTCGACCGCCGCGGTGCCGCCCCCGGCCGCCGCCGTGACCGCGGTGCAGGGCAAGGCGCGCACGGCGGGCGCCGAGGCGGTTGCCGGCAGCACCGCTGCGGTGGCGGCGGTATTGTCTGAAGCCGCCGCTGCGGTGCCCGGCGATCCGGCGCGGGGTGTGGCGGCGCTGGGTGCCCAAGGTCACGCCACGGCGCGGCGCGCAGTGCCCGCATCCAGGCGTGATCGGTGGTTAGGTGGTGTGGCGCTGGCCATTTCACTGGGTGCGGCCTATCTGCTGACGCAGCGCGCGGGCGCGGCTGCTGCCCAGCGAACCGCGGTGCCTGAGCCGCGCGCCGGCCGGCCCGCGCGCTTGAGCAAGCCGCCGCCCACATCGCGCGGGATGGCGGCGCGGCTGGCGGGCGGCTGGCGTGCGCTGCAAGACATTGCCCGCCAGCTTGAGCGCGACGCGCCGGCGCGTTCAAAAAGCGCGGGCCCGGGCTTGTCGCCAGGCGCGCCGCCGCAGCGGCTGGAAGCACTGCTCGTGCAATGGCGCCGTTTGCGCGGCCGTCACGCGTTGAAGCAGGCGCGGCGCACGCTGGCGCGCGACACAGAGGCGCTGCGGGACGCCCTCAAAGCGCGCGGGCGCCGATGA
- a CDS encoding YifB family Mg chelatase-like AAA ATPase, producing MALALLQSRALLGLAAPQVTVEVHLANGLPSFTLVGLADVEVKEARERVRSALLNSGLEFPHNQRITVNLAPADLPKDSGRFDLPIALGILAASGQIDGTRLAGWEFAGELSLSGELRPVRGALAVAAALQQAGVDAQLVLPPGSAEEAALVPGLAVHRARHLLDVVARFLPAATPVPPDLGDGFARVPPAPRAEGPRYADLADVKGQAAAKRALEIAAAGGHSLLLMGPPGTGKSMLAQRFAGLLPPMSEAEALQSAAVASLGGSFSLERWGQRPTRAPHHSASAVALVGGGSPPRPGEISLAHQGVLFLDELPEFPRAALEALREPLESGHITISRAAQRADFPASFQMVAAMNPCPCGYLGSAQRACRCTPDQIARYQGKLSGPLIDRIDLHVEVGALPPDELLAAPAGEPTAAVRARCMAARERALARQGVPNQALSGQAIDQHARLDEAARSFLHTAATRLGWSARATHRALKVARSIADLAGSDVVGTVHVAEAVQYRRALRGP from the coding sequence ATGGCACTGGCCTTGCTGCAAAGCCGCGCGTTGCTGGGCCTGGCCGCGCCGCAAGTGACCGTGGAGGTGCACCTGGCCAACGGGCTGCCCAGCTTCACGCTGGTCGGGCTGGCCGATGTGGAAGTGAAAGAGGCGCGCGAACGCGTGCGCAGCGCGCTGCTGAACAGCGGGCTTGAGTTTCCGCACAACCAGCGCATCACCGTCAACTTGGCGCCGGCCGACTTGCCCAAGGATTCGGGGCGGTTCGATTTGCCGATCGCGCTGGGCATCCTGGCCGCCAGCGGGCAGATCGACGGCACGCGGCTGGCCGGCTGGGAATTTGCCGGCGAGCTGTCGCTGTCGGGCGAGCTGCGCCCAGTGCGCGGCGCGCTGGCCGTGGCTGCGGCGCTGCAGCAGGCGGGCGTGGATGCGCAACTGGTGCTGCCGCCCGGCAGCGCCGAGGAAGCCGCGCTGGTACCCGGCCTGGCCGTGCACCGCGCGCGCCATTTGCTCGACGTGGTGGCGCGGTTTTTGCCCGCCGCCACGCCGGTGCCGCCGGACCTGGGCGATGGCTTTGCCCGCGTGCCCCCGGCGCCGCGCGCCGAGGGCCCGCGCTACGCCGATCTGGCCGACGTGAAAGGCCAAGCCGCCGCCAAGCGCGCGCTGGAGATCGCCGCCGCCGGCGGTCATTCGCTGCTTTTGATGGGCCCGCCCGGCACCGGCAAATCGATGCTGGCGCAGCGCTTTGCTGGCCTGCTGCCGCCGATGAGCGAGGCCGAGGCACTGCAAAGCGCCGCCGTGGCCAGCCTGGGCGGCAGCTTCTCGCTGGAGCGCTGGGGCCAGAGGCCCACGCGCGCGCCACACCACTCGGCCAGCGCCGTCGCGCTGGTGGGCGGCGGCTCGCCACCCCGGCCGGGCGAAATTTCCTTGGCCCATCAAGGTGTGCTGTTTCTGGATGAGCTGCCCGAATTTCCGCGCGCGGCATTGGAGGCGCTGCGCGAGCCGCTCGAGAGCGGGCACATCACCATCAGCCGCGCGGCGCAGCGGGCGGATTTTCCGGCCAGCTTCCAGATGGTGGCGGCGATGAACCCCTGCCCCTGCGGCTACCTTGGCTCGGCCCAGCGCGCCTGCCGCTGCACGCCAGATCAGATCGCACGCTATCAGGGCAAACTCTCGGGCCCGCTGATCGACCGCATCGACCTGCATGTCGAAGTGGGCGCGCTGCCGCCGGACGAATTGCTGGCCGCGCCCGCTGGCGAACCGACGGCGGCGGTGCGCGCGCGCTGCATGGCCGCGCGCGAGCGGGCATTGGCGCGCCAAGGCGTGCCCAACCAGGCACTGAGCGGGCAGGCGATCGACCAGCACGCCCGGCTGGATGAGGCAGCGCGCTCGTTTCTGCATACCGCCGCCACGCGCCTCGGCTGGAGCGCGCGCGCCACGCACCGCGCGCTGAAGGTGGCGCGCAGCATCGCCGACCTGGCCGGCAGCGACGTGGTCGGCACCGTGCACGTGGCCGAAGCGGTGCAATACCGGCGCGCCCTGCGTGGCCCGTAG
- a CDS encoding amino acid ABC transporter substrate-binding protein, translating to MAYLGLNFRLPLGRHLDWVRPLMLVLACLGTALPALAGEVLDRIKSSGTLNIGYRAAGAPFSYKAPDGSAMGYSIDLCQHLAQAIAKQVGVAQLKVNYVPVTGSDRIVKIVNGSLDLECANTTNSKSRREQVAFGLTHYYAAAKLLVRQGSGVRSLDDLNGKTIALGKGTTSLQIVEARNRTGGKFNLLLVESSKDGANAVEQGRADATMNDDILLLAFAREAQKAKLEVVGPPMSIEPLAIMHSKNDPQLATLVQNEMGRLYREGVARQLYEKWFMGALPHLGYSLQAPMTPLLNDNFRRPSGYVTDWTIL from the coding sequence ATGGCTTATTTAGGTTTGAATTTCCGGCTGCCGCTGGGCCGTCACCTCGACTGGGTGCGACCCCTGATGCTGGTGTTGGCTTGCCTGGGCACGGCACTGCCCGCACTGGCCGGTGAGGTGCTCGATCGCATCAAATCCAGCGGCACGCTCAACATTGGCTACCGTGCGGCGGGCGCGCCGTTTTCGTACAAAGCGCCCGATGGCTCGGCGATGGGCTACAGCATCGACCTTTGTCAGCACCTTGCGCAGGCCATCGCCAAGCAGGTGGGCGTGGCCCAGCTCAAGGTGAACTATGTGCCGGTCACCGGCAGCGACCGCATCGTCAAGATCGTGAACGGCTCACTTGACCTCGAATGCGCCAACACGACCAATTCCAAATCGCGCCGCGAGCAAGTCGCGTTTGGCCTTACCCACTATTACGCCGCGGCCAAATTGCTGGTGCGCCAGGGCAGCGGTGTGCGCTCGCTGGACGACCTGAACGGCAAGACCATCGCCCTTGGCAAGGGCACGACTTCGCTGCAGATCGTGGAGGCGCGCAACCGCACCGGCGGCAAATTCAATTTGCTGCTGGTCGAGTCGTCCAAGGATGGCGCGAACGCGGTCGAGCAGGGCCGCGCGGACGCCACCATGAACGACGACATCTTGCTGCTGGCCTTCGCGCGGGAAGCCCAAAAAGCCAAGCTCGAAGTCGTGGGACCGCCCATGTCCATCGAGCCCTTGGCCATCATGCACTCCAAGAACGACCCGCAGCTGGCCACGCTGGTGCAAAACGAAATGGGCCGGCTTTACCGTGAAGGCGTCGCGCGCCAGCTCTATGAGAAATGGTTCATGGGCGCGCTGCCGCATCTGGGCTACTCGCTGCAGGCACCCATGACACCGCTGCTTAACGACAACTTCCGCCGCCCCAGCGGCTATGTGACCGACTGGACCATTCTGTAA
- a CDS encoding P-II family nitrogen regulator: MKMVTAVIKPFKLDEVREALSALGVQGITVTEVKGFGRQKGHTELYRGAEYVVDFLPKVKVETAVGDDVAERVVEAIETAARTGKIGDGKIFIADLEQVIRIRTGETGAGAL; encoded by the coding sequence ATGAAAATGGTCACCGCCGTCATCAAGCCCTTCAAGCTGGACGAAGTGCGCGAAGCGCTGTCCGCGCTGGGGGTGCAGGGCATCACCGTCACCGAGGTCAAGGGCTTCGGCCGCCAAAAGGGCCACACTGAGCTGTACCGCGGCGCCGAGTACGTGGTCGACTTTCTGCCCAAGGTGAAGGTCGAAACCGCCGTCGGCGACGACGTGGCAGAGCGCGTGGTGGAGGCCATCGAAACCGCCGCGCGCACCGGCAAGATCGGCGACGGCAAGATCTTCATCGCCGATCTGGAACAGGTCATCCGCATCCGCACCGGCGAAACCGGCGCCGGCGCGCTGTGA
- a CDS encoding ammonium transporter, whose product MKSLVRAFALVAGMLLCGAALGQTDPEIAASAAAAASAPAPRIDSGDTAWMLTSTLLVILMIVPGLALFYGGLARSKNMLSVLVQVFVVFSLVSVLWAVYGYSLAFSGEGHIVGGLGKLFLAGVTPATFGALPTVPEYVFLAFQGTFAAITCCLIVGSFAERIKFSAVLLFMALWFSFSYVPMAHIVWGGGLLARDGALDFAGGTVVHINAGIAALVGAYMVGKRLGFGREAFTPHSLTLTMVGASLLWVGWFGFNAGSAGAANAQAGLAFVNTVLATAAATLAWSAGEALHKGKASMLGAASGAVAGLVAVTPAAGFVGPMGGIVIGAVAGFVCIWGVGGLKRLLRADDAFDVFGVHGVGGIIGALLTGVFAAPALGGTGGTDAASFSMGAQVWIQLKSVLFTVIWSGVVSVIAYKIVDLMVGLRVTEEKEREGLDISCHGETAYSR is encoded by the coding sequence ATGAAATCGCTCGTCCGCGCCTTCGCACTGGTGGCTGGAATGCTGCTGTGCGGCGCCGCCCTGGGGCAAACTGATCCTGAAATCGCAGCATCGGCCGCTGCCGCCGCTTCGGCACCCGCGCCGCGCATCGATTCCGGCGACACCGCCTGGATGCTGACCTCGACCTTGCTGGTGATCCTGATGATCGTGCCTGGCCTGGCGCTGTTCTACGGCGGCCTGGCGCGCAGCAAGAACATGCTGAGCGTGCTGGTGCAGGTGTTCGTGGTGTTTTCGCTCGTCAGCGTGCTGTGGGCGGTGTACGGCTACAGCCTGGCCTTCAGCGGCGAGGGCCACATCGTCGGCGGCCTGGGCAAGCTGTTCCTGGCCGGCGTGACGCCCGCGACCTTCGGCGCGCTGCCGACGGTGCCCGAATATGTGTTCTTGGCGTTTCAGGGCACTTTCGCCGCCATCACCTGCTGCCTGATCGTTGGCTCGTTTGCCGAGCGCATCAAGTTCAGCGCCGTGCTGTTGTTCATGGCGCTCTGGTTCAGCTTCAGCTACGTGCCGATGGCGCACATCGTTTGGGGCGGCGGTTTGCTGGCGCGCGATGGCGCGCTTGACTTTGCCGGCGGCACCGTGGTGCACATCAACGCCGGCATCGCCGCGCTGGTGGGCGCCTACATGGTGGGCAAGCGCCTGGGCTTCGGGCGCGAGGCCTTCACGCCGCACAGCCTGACGCTGACCATGGTGGGCGCGTCGCTGCTGTGGGTGGGCTGGTTCGGCTTCAACGCCGGCTCGGCCGGCGCGGCCAACGCCCAGGCGGGCCTGGCCTTCGTCAACACGGTGCTGGCCACGGCGGCGGCCACGCTGGCCTGGTCGGCGGGCGAGGCGCTGCACAAGGGCAAGGCGTCGATGCTGGGCGCCGCATCCGGCGCGGTGGCCGGGCTGGTGGCGGTGACGCCGGCGGCCGGCTTCGTCGGGCCGATGGGCGGGATCGTCATCGGCGCCGTGGCGGGCTTCGTGTGCATCTGGGGCGTGGGCGGTCTGAAGCGCCTGCTGCGCGCCGACGACGCGTTCGACGTCTTCGGCGTGCACGGCGTGGGCGGCATCATCGGCGCCCTGCTGACCGGCGTGTTCGCCGCGCCGGCCCTGGGCGGCACCGGCGGCACCGACGCGGCCAGCTTCAGCATGGGCGCGCAGGTGTGGATCCAGCTCAAGAGCGTGCTGTTCACTGTGATCTGGTCGGGCGTGGTCTCGGTCATCGCCTACAAGATCGTCGACCTTATGGTGGGCCTGCGCGTGACCGAGGAGAAGGAGCGCGAGGGGCTGGACATTTCGTGTCACGGGGAGACGGCGTACAGCCGGTGA
- a CDS encoding class I SAM-dependent methyltransferase, translating to MPLTLQEVLELNRQTGRGFDDEGNFRPFTSEEFLQVSIELGSTQLFPPYRALHENLAAWIKNTLNPKTTLEIGSGPGYLLSCLADMGIDAQGVDGSLASQAFFFQHHPPHRARYVIDPTLTGAYLKKDVVLAIEVFEHIPDDGLGNILHKIKSEIQPRWIVFSSTPHEDPNPGWDLQWGHINIKRPEEWQSLFKKYGFELDDARKPPVTEWAQLYVNKNRHKYLANYSFNLQSS from the coding sequence ATGCCCCTAACACTGCAAGAAGTATTAGAGCTAAACCGGCAAACTGGCCGAGGATTTGATGACGAAGGCAACTTCAGGCCATTCACTTCGGAAGAGTTTCTGCAAGTTTCCATCGAGCTCGGGTCGACCCAGCTGTTCCCGCCCTATCGCGCTCTTCACGAGAACTTAGCCGCGTGGATAAAAAACACACTGAATCCAAAAACCACTCTTGAAATCGGAAGTGGGCCAGGTTATCTTCTTAGTTGCCTGGCAGACATGGGTATTGACGCTCAGGGAGTCGATGGAAGTTTGGCAAGCCAAGCATTTTTTTTCCAACATCATCCGCCGCATCGTGCTCGCTATGTAATTGATCCAACGCTTACAGGGGCTTATTTAAAGAAAGACGTAGTGCTGGCAATTGAAGTTTTTGAGCATATTCCGGATGATGGTCTTGGTAATATTCTTCATAAAATAAAGAGCGAAATTCAACCAAGGTGGATCGTATTTTCTTCGACCCCGCACGAAGACCCGAATCCAGGGTGGGATTTGCAGTGGGGGCATATAAATATTAAGCGGCCGGAGGAATGGCAGTCATTATTTAAAAAATACGGCTTCGAGCTTGATGATGCCCGAAAGCCACCAGTGACTGAATGGGCGCAGCTGTACGTAAATAAAAATAGACATAAATATCTAGCTAACTACTCGTTTAATCTTCAGAGTAGCTAA
- a CDS encoding class I SAM-dependent methyltransferase, giving the protein MTLPSYKININRQKYNLYRNPNQEPKTREQKILRYINLSMRGIEIAPYHNPLAPKAKGYNCLTLDVFDFDRLKENAKNDPNVKDKIDLIEPVDIVTSATELDIAIERRGELGTFDYIISSHNFEHLPNPIRFLLACGRTLKPGGILSMAIPNKRFTFDYARSLSRFIDVFRAFHENHIKPDLWTLFDFNASFAENVPTTPQHPGTPKYANQVTDAFSDLKKRLASDAPQDYMDAHVWVFTPESFTSIMLDCMILGLIPLSLVQIEEAGFEFYAHFKNTNNIPKEDITKLESLRKPRAAITANS; this is encoded by the coding sequence ATGACCCTTCCGTCGTACAAGATAAATATCAATCGCCAAAAATACAACCTTTACAGAAACCCCAATCAAGAGCCTAAAACCAGAGAGCAAAAGATCCTTCGATACATCAACCTCTCCATGAGAGGCATTGAAATTGCCCCATATCATAACCCACTCGCGCCAAAAGCCAAAGGCTATAATTGCCTCACATTAGATGTCTTCGATTTTGATCGGCTCAAGGAAAACGCGAAAAACGACCCTAACGTTAAAGATAAAATAGATTTAATTGAACCAGTCGACATCGTAACCTCCGCTACCGAGCTAGATATTGCCATCGAAAGGCGTGGTGAGCTTGGGACATTCGACTACATCATTTCTTCCCACAACTTTGAACACTTACCCAACCCAATTCGTTTTTTGCTTGCATGCGGCAGAACCCTGAAGCCCGGCGGAATTCTGTCAATGGCGATACCCAACAAAAGATTTACTTTTGACTACGCGAGGTCATTATCTAGATTTATCGACGTGTTTCGCGCCTTTCATGAAAATCATATCAAACCCGATTTATGGACATTATTTGATTTCAATGCATCGTTTGCCGAAAACGTCCCGACGACTCCTCAACACCCAGGGACGCCGAAGTATGCCAATCAAGTCACAGACGCATTTTCCGATCTTAAAAAACGACTTGCTAGCGACGCACCCCAAGATTACATGGATGCTCATGTATGGGTTTTTACCCCCGAAAGCTTCACGTCGATTATGCTGGACTGTATGATTCTTGGATTAATTCCACTCTCACTAGTCCAAATTGAAGAGGCAGGATTTGAATTCTATGCCCATTTTAAAAATACCAACAATATCCCAAAAGAAGACATCACAAAACTGGAGTCACTTCGCAAACCTCGCGCCGCGATAACCGCTAATAGCTAA
- a CDS encoding rhamnan synthesis F family protein, with product MQAIANEKNGIVIAHYHPEGKIPVYMINFINHARNHYTKDIVLVSTKISIKSRKSLAPYCKIISRDNFGYDFWSYKIGLEELQSNCSYDRLLIMNSSFIIIDPEKFLAAVLKRPQTGQLVGLTKSFDFSEHLQSFCILFDGPQVISSEAMKSWWSDMTPISDRDEVIQKYEIGMSRHFQSKGFSLVSIYQPTAREKTMAIMRAVVQSGTYLAIPDESESCPIDLKQAKTLNPTHFLWDQLFFRYGIVKLDFIRKSLYGWQFQSLLQKPDWRSTQVPAIAKDAYY from the coding sequence ATGCAAGCTATAGCCAACGAAAAAAACGGGATAGTGATTGCACACTATCATCCAGAAGGGAAAATCCCCGTATACATGATTAATTTCATCAATCATGCTCGCAACCACTACACCAAAGACATTGTCCTAGTTTCGACCAAGATTTCAATCAAATCAAGAAAATCGCTGGCGCCGTATTGCAAGATCATCAGCCGAGATAATTTTGGATATGATTTTTGGTCCTATAAAATAGGGCTAGAAGAACTTCAATCCAATTGCAGCTATGACCGGCTTCTCATCATGAATAGCTCATTCATCATAATCGATCCAGAGAAGTTTCTGGCAGCCGTCTTAAAACGCCCTCAAACCGGGCAATTGGTTGGTCTAACAAAATCTTTTGATTTTTCCGAACACCTTCAGTCATTTTGCATTCTGTTCGATGGCCCACAGGTGATCTCGTCGGAGGCCATGAAGTCATGGTGGAGCGACATGACTCCAATCTCGGACCGAGACGAAGTTATCCAGAAATACGAGATCGGAATGTCGAGACACTTCCAATCCAAAGGATTTTCGCTAGTGTCGATATATCAACCAACTGCGCGTGAAAAAACGATGGCCATCATGCGTGCAGTCGTACAGTCGGGAACGTACCTCGCCATTCCGGACGAATCAGAAAGCTGCCCCATTGACCTGAAGCAAGCCAAGACACTGAATCCGACCCACTTTCTATGGGATCAATTATTTTTTCGATACGGAATCGTTAAGCTCGATTTCATAAGAAAATCACTATATGGATGGCAATTTCAATCCTTACTTCAAAAACCAGACTGGAGATCAACGCAAGTTCCCGCAATTGCCAAAGACGCATACTACTAA
- the glcE gene encoding glycolate oxidase subunit GlcE → MNEVKAIAEKVRKASERARPLRIRGGGTKDFYGQRLHGELLDVRALAGVVEYEPSELVVTVRAGTRLRELQALLAERGQCLPFEPPRFGVGGTVGGIVASGLSGPARASVGSLRDYVLGVQIINGRGELLTFGGQVMKNVAGYDVSRLLAGSLGTLGVITQVSLKVLPLPPAEATLLFELSETSARQQLNRWGGQPLPLNASCWADGQLAVRLRGAQAAIASATASMGGQVLSAERAERQWTALRDQALPFFRLAPGEALWRVSVPDTATPLNLGPTLIEWHGAQRWVKATPQDAALVREAAARAGGHATLFRGGDGSVPVFTPLSAPLARIHRALKAEFDPAGIFGPGRMYLDF, encoded by the coding sequence ATGAATGAGGTGAAAGCCATCGCTGAGAAAGTGCGCAAAGCCTCCGAGCGCGCGCGGCCGTTGCGCATCCGTGGCGGCGGGACCAAGGACTTCTATGGTCAGCGCCTGCACGGTGAGCTGCTCGACGTGCGGGCGCTGGCTGGCGTAGTCGAGTACGAGCCGAGCGAGCTGGTTGTCACCGTGCGCGCCGGCACGCGCCTGCGCGAGCTGCAGGCGCTGCTGGCCGAGCGCGGCCAGTGCCTGCCGTTCGAGCCGCCGCGCTTTGGCGTGGGCGGCACGGTGGGCGGGATTGTGGCGTCCGGCCTGTCCGGTCCAGCACGCGCCAGCGTCGGCAGCCTGCGCGACTACGTCCTCGGGGTGCAAATCATCAACGGCCGAGGTGAGCTGCTCACCTTCGGCGGCCAGGTGATGAAGAACGTGGCGGGCTACGACGTCAGCCGGCTGCTGGCCGGATCGCTGGGCACGTTGGGCGTGATCACGCAGGTCAGCCTGAAGGTGCTGCCGCTGCCGCCGGCTGAAGCGACGCTGCTGTTCGAGCTGAGCGAGACCAGCGCGCGCCAGCAGCTCAACCGCTGGGGCGGCCAGCCGCTGCCTCTGAATGCCAGCTGCTGGGCCGACGGCCAGCTGGCGGTGCGGCTGCGCGGCGCGCAGGCGGCCATCGCCAGTGCCACCGCGTCGATGGGCGGCCAGGTGCTGTCGGCGGAGCGCGCCGAGCGCCAGTGGACGGCGCTGCGCGACCAGGCGCTGCCCTTCTTTCGCCTGGCGCCGGGCGAGGCGCTGTGGCGCGTCAGCGTGCCCGACACCGCCACGCCGCTCAACCTGGGGCCGACGCTGATCGAATGGCATGGCGCGCAGCGCTGGGTCAAGGCCACGCCGCAAGACGCCGCGCTGGTGCGCGAGGCGGCGGCGCGCGCCGGCGGCCATGCCACGCTGTTTCGCGGCGGCGATGGCAGCGTGCCGGTGTTCACGCCGCTGTCGGCTCCGCTGGCGCGCATCCACCGCGCGCTGAAGGCCGAATTCGATCCCGCGGGCATCTTCGGCCCGGGCCGCATGTACCTGGATTTCTGA